A stretch of Corallococcus macrosporus DNA encodes these proteins:
- a CDS encoding SDR family NAD(P)-dependent oxidoreductase: protein MTGASSGLGEVFARELAARGMDLILVARSEDRMRALAAELTKTHDIQAEVIALDLGREGAGRELHARCQEKGLRVDLLINNAGFGTHGSFDAAPFARQHEQVMLNVTSLVDTSHLFLPDMLARGVGGILNVASIAGFQPVPYMAIYGASKAFVLSFTEALSEETRERGVRVLALCPGPVRTAFFEVVGTQQAAVGPMATAEEVVLRGLKALDQGRASVVPGWRNWFQANLTRFTPRWLGLRVAAGMMRPRAATGTGAARLAP from the coding sequence GTGACGGGCGCGTCATCCGGCCTGGGCGAGGTCTTCGCCCGAGAGCTGGCGGCGCGCGGCATGGACCTCATCCTGGTGGCCCGCTCCGAGGACCGGATGCGCGCACTGGCGGCGGAGTTGACGAAGACCCACGACATCCAGGCGGAGGTCATCGCGCTGGACCTGGGCCGCGAGGGCGCGGGCCGTGAGCTGCACGCGCGCTGCCAGGAGAAGGGGCTGCGAGTGGACCTGTTGATCAACAACGCGGGCTTTGGCACGCACGGGTCCTTCGACGCGGCGCCGTTCGCGCGGCAGCATGAACAGGTGATGCTCAACGTCACGTCGCTGGTGGACACCAGCCACCTGTTCCTGCCGGACATGCTCGCGCGCGGCGTGGGAGGCATCCTCAACGTGGCCTCCATCGCGGGCTTCCAGCCGGTGCCGTACATGGCCATCTACGGGGCCAGCAAGGCGTTCGTGCTGTCCTTCACGGAGGCGCTGTCGGAGGAAACGCGCGAGCGAGGCGTGCGAGTGCTCGCCCTGTGCCCGGGGCCCGTGCGGACGGCATTCTTCGAAGTGGTGGGCACCCAGCAGGCTGCCGTGGGCCCCATGGCGACGGCGGAGGAGGTGGTGCTGCGCGGCCTCAAGGCCCTGGACCAGGGCCGGGCGTCGGTGGTGCCGGGATGGCGTAACTGGTTCCAGGCCAACCTGACGCGCTTCACGCCCCGCTGGCTGGGCCTGCGTGTCGCGGCAGGAATGATGCGACCGCGAGCGGCGACGGGCACGGGAGCCGCGCGGCTCGCGCCGTAG
- a CDS encoding alpha/beta hydrolase, producing MRCIRLLLLAVVLVSGVGHATEPEPMPPHVTFLLSSKALREQRRINVYTPPGYATTKGVRYPVLYMPDGGEQEDFPHVATAVDTAIRAGEMRPVIVVGIENTERRRDMTGPTQVEKDKEIAPRVGGSAAFRTFLRDELMPHVRRKYRVTDETAILGESLAGLFIVETFFLQPGMFGTSIALSPSLWWNNDEWVRKAGERLKAKPDLKGTLYFASAGDDIEEQATRLAEAFRANAPTGLKWKYEPRPDLRHANIYRSLEAKVLREAFAPASTKAVP from the coding sequence ATGCGGTGCATCCGTCTGTTGTTGCTCGCCGTCGTCCTCGTCAGCGGCGTGGGACACGCCACGGAGCCGGAGCCGATGCCTCCGCATGTGACGTTCCTGCTCTCGTCGAAGGCGCTCCGGGAGCAGCGCCGCATCAACGTCTACACGCCGCCCGGCTACGCCACGACGAAGGGCGTGCGCTACCCGGTCCTCTACATGCCCGACGGCGGCGAGCAGGAGGATTTCCCGCACGTCGCCACCGCCGTGGACACCGCCATCCGAGCCGGAGAGATGCGGCCCGTCATCGTGGTCGGCATCGAGAACACCGAGCGGCGCCGGGACATGACCGGCCCCACGCAGGTCGAGAAGGACAAGGAGATCGCCCCCAGGGTCGGCGGCTCCGCCGCTTTCCGGACCTTCCTCCGCGACGAGCTCATGCCCCATGTGCGCCGCAAGTACCGGGTCACCGACGAGACGGCCATCCTCGGCGAATCGCTCGCGGGGCTGTTCATCGTGGAGACGTTCTTCCTCCAGCCCGGGATGTTCGGAACCTCCATCGCGCTGAGCCCCAGCCTCTGGTGGAACAACGACGAATGGGTGCGTAAGGCCGGAGAGCGGCTCAAGGCGAAGCCGGACCTGAAGGGCACGCTCTACTTCGCGTCGGCCGGTGACGACATCGAGGAGCAGGCCACACGCCTGGCCGAAGCGTTCCGAGCGAACGCGCCCACAGGACTGAAGTGGAAGTACGAGCCCCGGCCCGACCTGCGCCACGCCAACATCTATCGCTCGCTGGAAGCGAAGGTGTTGAGGGAGGCCTTCGCCCCCGCCTCCACGAAGGCCGTCCCCTGA
- a CDS encoding FadR/GntR family transcriptional regulator — MVRVGLVAYVEEQLERYISLGMLPRGQFASEEKLAREFGCCRGTVREAFRRLAARGLVVQRPGRKTRAVALDESLTLENLGLALHDPRSEEGQRLLEGFFCLKRQVLVELLVDCCAKASASQIGQLESVCYALRDAARWEPGARCAQLEFELLRLAAHAAARPGHLLLIQSLQRALRGNAVRLLSFMGGEALGQWATCAMHALNERDVRTLQLQLPALLKACDEGLLGAFAPPREPPATEAHFAQDSLCDSDTLETPPCLEARDFGAAVAPPGRDDALESCPCVEAHGLEVSASTAADSEASGVATGSQVQDVPQEPDSGALRVPAVVGLVSGEPGAECADGEVTGAAFGDTARVADGPLHVPQGSPGRWAARIWRFIARFLGRPSS; from the coding sequence ATGGTGCGGGTGGGGCTCGTTGCGTACGTAGAGGAGCAGTTGGAGCGCTACATTTCGCTGGGGATGCTGCCGCGAGGGCAGTTCGCCTCGGAAGAGAAGCTGGCGCGTGAATTCGGGTGCTGTCGAGGCACCGTCCGTGAGGCGTTCCGGCGGCTGGCGGCGCGGGGCCTGGTGGTGCAGCGTCCCGGGCGCAAGACGCGCGCGGTGGCGCTGGACGAGTCACTGACACTGGAGAACCTGGGCCTGGCGTTGCATGACCCGCGCTCCGAGGAGGGTCAGCGACTGCTGGAGGGCTTCTTCTGCCTCAAGCGGCAGGTGCTGGTGGAACTCCTGGTTGACTGCTGCGCGAAGGCCTCCGCGTCGCAGATAGGCCAGTTGGAGTCCGTCTGTTACGCGCTCCGGGACGCGGCGCGCTGGGAGCCCGGGGCGCGCTGCGCGCAGTTGGAATTCGAATTGCTGCGGCTGGCGGCCCATGCGGCAGCGCGTCCCGGACACCTTCTCCTCATCCAGTCACTGCAACGGGCTCTGCGAGGCAACGCGGTACGGCTGCTGTCCTTCATGGGCGGCGAGGCCCTGGGCCAGTGGGCCACGTGCGCGATGCACGCCCTGAACGAGCGGGATGTGCGGACGCTCCAGCTCCAGCTGCCGGCGTTGCTGAAGGCGTGCGATGAGGGCTTGCTGGGCGCCTTCGCTCCTCCTCGGGAACCCCCGGCCACCGAGGCCCACTTTGCTCAGGACTCCCTCTGCGATTCCGATACCTTGGAGACACCTCCTTGTTTGGAGGCCCGTGACTTCGGCGCGGCGGTGGCACCGCCTGGGCGGGACGATGCGTTGGAGTCGTGCCCTTGCGTTGAGGCGCATGGCCTCGAAGTCTCCGCGTCGACTGCCGCGGACTCCGAGGCGTCCGGGGTTGCCACCGGTTCACAGGTGCAGGACGTTCCCCAGGAGCCCGACAGTGGGGCGCTGCGAGTGCCTGCTGTCGTGGGGCTCGTCTCTGGTGAGCCCGGTGCGGAGTGCGCGGATGGGGAGGTAACGGGCGCGGCCTTTGGCGACACGGCCCGCGTGGCGGATGGGCCGCTTCACGTCCCCCAGGGCTCCCCGGGCCGGTGGGCTGCGCGCATCTGGCGCTTCATTGCCCGGTTCCTGGGACGCCCTTCGTCGTGA
- a CDS encoding heme ABC transporter ATP-binding protein has translation MSLEARGIEVWRGRGRVAGPLSLEVHPGEVLAVVGPNGAGKSSMLAALSGELRCKSGDVLLEGRPLRQWPYVERAQRLGVLPQESSLGFGFTALEVAVLGRSPHARRRGEQSDLEIARAALDATDTQHLASRAYTTLSGGERQRVQLARVLAQLWTPPAQGHRYLLLDEPTASLDLSHQHLVLERARAFAREGGAVLAVLHDLNLAARYADRLAVLDQGRCVETGTPSHVLTPGLIASTFGLQVEVLARPDLPGPLVIPLGRAPAPP, from the coding sequence ATGAGCCTGGAGGCGCGCGGCATCGAGGTATGGCGGGGACGGGGCCGGGTGGCCGGTCCCCTGTCGCTGGAGGTGCACCCCGGCGAGGTGCTCGCCGTGGTGGGGCCCAATGGCGCGGGCAAGTCATCCATGCTCGCGGCGCTGTCGGGCGAGCTGCGCTGCAAGTCCGGCGACGTGCTCCTGGAGGGCCGCCCGCTGCGCCAGTGGCCCTACGTGGAGCGCGCACAACGGCTGGGGGTGCTGCCGCAGGAGTCCTCCCTGGGCTTCGGCTTCACCGCGTTGGAAGTCGCGGTCCTGGGGCGCAGCCCGCACGCCCGCAGGCGCGGCGAACAGTCCGACCTGGAGATTGCCCGGGCCGCGCTGGACGCCACCGACACGCAGCACCTGGCCTCACGCGCGTACACCACGCTCTCCGGCGGAGAACGCCAGCGCGTGCAACTGGCTCGAGTGCTGGCCCAGCTCTGGACGCCGCCCGCGCAGGGCCACCGCTACCTGCTCCTGGATGAGCCGACGGCGAGCCTGGACCTGTCCCACCAGCACCTGGTGCTGGAGCGCGCCCGGGCCTTCGCTCGGGAAGGAGGCGCGGTGCTCGCGGTGCTGCACGACCTGAACCTGGCCGCGCGGTACGCGGACCGCCTCGCCGTGCTGGACCAGGGCCGGTGCGTGGAGACGGGCACGCCTTCCCATGTGCTCACGCCCGGCCTCATCGCGAGCACCTTCGGGTTGCAGGTGGAGGTGCTGGCGCGACCGGACCTGCCCGGGCCGCTGGTGATTCCGCTGGGCCGCGCACCCGCGCCGCCCTGA
- a CDS encoding carbonic anhydrase: MAPPAPYVSRVPFESVHPKTLAVYCSDGRFTEAVEDLAHHLGHSRIDTMTLPGGPALLNRWASDYLESAGFTKAANFLIEGHHIEDVLLLAHAGCGYYHAKHSALGPEFAVEQQLKDLHFGAKELQTAYPHLRIHLFYVRPKGNTVEFEPIPREA; this comes from the coding sequence ATGGCCCCTCCCGCTCCCTACGTCTCCCGCGTCCCCTTCGAGTCCGTCCACCCGAAGACCCTGGCCGTGTACTGCTCGGACGGGCGCTTCACCGAGGCGGTGGAGGACCTGGCCCACCACCTGGGCCACTCGCGCATCGACACGATGACCCTTCCTGGAGGCCCCGCGCTGCTCAACCGCTGGGCCTCGGACTACCTGGAGAGCGCTGGCTTCACCAAGGCCGCGAACTTCCTCATCGAAGGCCACCACATCGAGGACGTGCTGCTGCTGGCGCACGCGGGGTGCGGCTACTACCACGCGAAGCACAGCGCGCTCGGGCCGGAGTTCGCCGTGGAGCAGCAGCTGAAGGACCTGCACTTCGGCGCGAAGGAGCTGCAGACGGCCTACCCCCACCTGCGCATCCACCTCTTCTACGTGCGCCCCAAGGGCAACACGGTGGAGTTCGAGCCCATCCCCCGCGAGGCCTGA
- a CDS encoding MFS transporter, producing MKTQDVGRALLALSLGGFGIGTTEFATMGILPQIASGLGTTIPRSGHVIAAYAMGVVVGAPLVAIVTARMSRRALLLVLMAAFTVGNTASALAPTIDTLIAARFIAGLPHGAYFGVGSVVGAELLGPGRKGRAVALLMAGLTIANIIGVPAATFLGQQLGWRSTFLLVGAIGLVTLTALWLWVPHVASLGGSSIRQELSALRQPQVWWTSLVGAVGFGGLFAVYSYVAPTLTFASGLPESALPWVLALFGVGMTVGAMLGGRLTDHSVTLAMWVGFGATTLVMGLFALTATSPWAAVPLVFLIGVSAQFLAPAVQVRLMEASPGAPSLAASMSHSALNIANAAGAWLGGLVIAAGWGYLAPAWAAVVLTLIGAALFAVANRGNGRPEQERAGRA from the coding sequence GTGAAGACGCAAGACGTAGGCCGGGCGCTCCTGGCGCTGTCCCTGGGTGGCTTCGGCATCGGGACGACCGAGTTCGCCACCATGGGCATCCTCCCGCAGATCGCGAGCGGGCTCGGAACGACGATTCCCCGGAGCGGGCACGTCATCGCCGCCTATGCGATGGGCGTGGTCGTGGGGGCGCCGCTGGTCGCCATCGTGACGGCGCGGATGTCGCGGCGGGCGCTGCTGCTCGTGTTGATGGCGGCGTTCACCGTGGGCAACACGGCCTCGGCGCTGGCGCCCACCATCGACACGCTCATCGCGGCGCGGTTCATCGCGGGGCTGCCGCACGGCGCCTACTTCGGGGTGGGCTCCGTGGTGGGCGCGGAGCTGCTGGGGCCCGGGCGCAAGGGGCGCGCGGTGGCGCTGCTGATGGCGGGGCTCACCATCGCCAACATCATCGGTGTCCCGGCGGCGACGTTCCTCGGGCAGCAGCTGGGCTGGCGGAGCACGTTCCTGCTGGTGGGGGCCATTGGACTGGTGACGCTCACGGCCCTCTGGCTGTGGGTGCCTCACGTGGCCTCGCTGGGAGGCAGCAGCATCCGCCAGGAGCTGTCCGCGCTGCGCCAGCCGCAGGTGTGGTGGACGTCGCTGGTGGGCGCGGTGGGCTTCGGGGGGCTGTTCGCGGTCTACAGCTACGTCGCGCCGACGCTGACGTTCGCGTCGGGCCTGCCGGAGTCGGCGCTGCCATGGGTGCTCGCCCTCTTCGGCGTGGGCATGACGGTGGGGGCGATGCTGGGCGGCCGGCTCACGGACCACTCGGTGACGCTCGCGATGTGGGTGGGGTTTGGCGCGACGACGCTCGTGATGGGCCTGTTCGCGCTCACGGCCACGTCGCCCTGGGCGGCGGTCCCGCTCGTGTTCCTCATCGGAGTCTCGGCGCAGTTCCTGGCGCCCGCGGTGCAGGTGCGGCTCATGGAGGCCTCGCCCGGAGCGCCCTCGCTGGCCGCGTCGATGTCCCACTCCGCGCTGAACATCGCCAACGCGGCGGGGGCGTGGCTGGGAGGCCTGGTCATCGCGGCCGGCTGGGGTTACCTCGCGCCGGCCTGGGCCGCCGTCGTGCTCACCCTCATCGGAGCGGCACTCTTCGCGGTCGCGAACCGTGGCAACGGGCGTCCCGAACAGGAACGCGCCGGGCGCGCCTGA
- a CDS encoding tetratricopeptide repeat protein, protein MERNGRQAWPPELSEPLREVDRLRRGGRYTSALALARSLAEAHPSQVRVLVEVGLTLGVWGGQPAEALPWFDRVLELAPGHVATRYHRALALARLGRHAEAVEGFTQVEVAGFRKALVLHMKRAESLEALGRLAEAEADWTAALAEDRGNPWLLQQRARCRVRAGRVDAAEADLTEALASQQGEAVDPELLYERGGLRFQRGDVTGARADFDAGLQAFRVGDPPSLLDALRRGLQDAAVRDGWSR, encoded by the coding sequence ATGGAACGCAACGGACGACAGGCCTGGCCCCCGGAGCTGTCCGAACCGCTGCGCGAGGTGGACCGCCTGCGCCGGGGAGGCCGCTACACGTCGGCGCTCGCGCTGGCCCGGTCCCTGGCGGAGGCGCACCCGTCGCAGGTGCGGGTGCTGGTGGAGGTGGGGCTGACGCTGGGCGTGTGGGGCGGCCAGCCGGCGGAGGCGCTGCCCTGGTTCGACCGCGTGCTGGAGCTGGCGCCGGGCCACGTGGCCACGCGGTATCACCGGGCCCTTGCGCTTGCTCGGCTGGGGCGGCACGCGGAGGCGGTGGAGGGCTTCACGCAGGTGGAGGTCGCCGGCTTCCGCAAGGCGCTGGTGCTGCACATGAAGCGCGCGGAGTCGCTCGAAGCGCTGGGGCGGCTGGCCGAGGCGGAGGCTGACTGGACGGCCGCATTGGCGGAGGACCGGGGCAACCCGTGGCTGCTCCAGCAGCGGGCCCGTTGTCGTGTCCGCGCGGGACGGGTGGACGCGGCGGAAGCGGACCTCACTGAAGCCCTTGCGTCCCAGCAGGGGGAGGCGGTGGACCCCGAGCTGCTGTACGAGCGGGGAGGGCTCCGGTTTCAGAGAGGGGATGTCACCGGCGCTCGCGCGGACTTCGACGCGGGGCTCCAGGCCTTCCGCGTGGGCGACCCTCCGTCGCTGCTGGACGCCCTCCGGCGCGGGCTCCAGGACGCGGCGGTCCGTGACGGTTGGTCGCGCTGA
- a CDS encoding TetR/AcrR family transcriptional regulator, which yields MPRRPPPSRRRAPRQERAQATVDAILTATARVLLRDGYEAASTNRIAQEAGVSVGSLYQYFPSKEGLVTALMEQHRARGLADFEAGLVPLAGQPLPVAMRALIRQVLAVKRENPRLHQMLHELMPRMRQWGLSDVYSQRLHRLVRAFLAPRFEDLRPRNLDMAVFILVNAVEALCHTALTDRPDYVEDDAFVDEIAALAIGYLRPEPALARPRRATRERVARM from the coding sequence ATGCCCCGCCGTCCCCCGCCTTCCCGTCGCAGGGCGCCTCGCCAGGAGCGGGCGCAGGCCACGGTTGACGCCATCCTGACCGCGACTGCTCGCGTTCTGCTCAGGGATGGCTACGAGGCCGCGAGCACCAACCGCATCGCCCAGGAGGCAGGGGTGAGCGTGGGTTCGCTCTACCAGTACTTTCCCAGCAAGGAGGGGCTGGTGACGGCGCTGATGGAGCAGCATCGCGCTCGGGGACTGGCGGACTTCGAGGCGGGCCTGGTGCCGCTGGCCGGGCAGCCGCTTCCGGTGGCGATGCGCGCGCTCATCCGGCAGGTGCTCGCGGTGAAGCGGGAGAACCCGCGCCTGCACCAGATGCTGCATGAGCTGATGCCGCGGATGCGCCAGTGGGGCTTGTCGGATGTGTATTCGCAGCGGCTGCACCGGCTGGTGCGAGCGTTCCTCGCGCCCCGCTTCGAGGACCTGCGTCCCCGGAACCTGGACATGGCGGTCTTCATCCTGGTGAACGCGGTGGAGGCGCTGTGCCACACGGCGCTGACGGACCGGCCGGACTACGTGGAGGACGACGCGTTCGTGGATGAAATCGCCGCGCTGGCGATTGGCTATCTGCGTCCGGAGCCGGCCCTGGCGCGGCCCCGGCGTGCAACCCGGGAGCGGGTGGCTCGGATGTGA